Proteins found in one Megachile rotundata isolate GNS110a chromosome 14, iyMegRotu1, whole genome shotgun sequence genomic segment:
- the CstF64 gene encoding cleavage stimulation factor subunit 2 CstF64 isoform X1, translating into MSNSTISDQSLMDKSMRSVFVGNIPYEATEENLKDIFSEVGPVLSFKLVFDRETGKPKGYGFCEYKDQETALSAMRNLNGYEIGGRTLRVDNACTEKSRMEMQSLLQGQNTENPYGEAVQADKAPEAISKAVASLPPEQMFELMKQMKLCVQNNPNEARQMLLQNPQLAYALLQAQVVMRIVDPHTAVNMLHKANPIPGVLTPSEKPVAHPVVPRIEQPWAPSCPAPVTNPPATIFAGQDVDLRTLDRQMDPRLARMDQDLRGPQQVQPTPVSVPSVATATTDPRGLNTFNVTDNALPVEGVESFCRDPRTDRFGRDPRDPRDPRMPIDPRITKANPSIPVASPVVPRPVAAPTVQPSNIVAGTVTASAAALTTSATSATSRLMAGMSPAGNIPSGASDQEKAALIMQVLQLSDEQIAMLPPEQRQSILVLKEQIAKSTQR; encoded by the exons ATGAGTAATTCAACTATTTCTGATCAATCACTCATGGACAAATCTATGCGAAGTGTCTTcg TCGGGAATATCCCGTACGAAGCTACGGAAGAGAATTTAAAGGATATTTTTAGTGAAGTTGGACCAGTGCTTTCATTTAA attAGTATTTGACCGAGAAACAGGCAAACCTAAGGGATATGGCTTCTGCGAATATAAAGATCAAGAAACAGCTCTTAGCGCTATGAGAAATTTGAATGGTTATGAAATTGGTGGAAGAACATTACGTGTTGATAATGCTTGTACTGAAAAGAGTCGAATGGAAATGCAGAGTCTCCTTCAAGGGCAAAATACTGAAAATCCATATGGAGAAGCGGTGCAAGCAGATAAGGCCCCTGAAGCTATAAGTAAAGCTGTAGCGTCTTTGCCACCTGAGCAGATGTTTGAACTTATGAAACAGATGAAACTCTGTGTACAAAATAATCCAAACGAAGCACGTCAAATGCTACTTCAGAACCCCCAACTAGCATATGCTTTGCTACAAGCTCAAGTAGTGATGAGAATAGTAGACCCTCACACAGCAGTTAATATGTTACATAAAGCAAATCCAATTCCAGGTGTGTTAACACCATCTGAAAAGCCAGTTGCACATCCAGTTGTGCCAAGAATTGAACAACCATGGGCTCCTTCGTGTCCAGCCCCTGTTACAAATCCACCAGCGACAATATTTGctg GACAAGATGTTGATCTGCGCACATTGGATAGACAAATGGATCCTCGTTTAGCTAGAATGGATCAAGATTTACGAGGTCCCCAACAAGTACAGCCAACACCTGTTAGTGTACCATCAGTTGCAACTGCAACTACAGACCCTAGGGGACTCAACACATTTAATGTTACAGATAA TGCACTTCCTGTTGAAGGAGTTGAGAG TTTCTGTCGCGATCCAAGAACAGATAGATTTGGAAGAGATCCTAGAGATCCCAGGGATCCAAGAATGCCTATTGATCCCAGAATTACCAAAGCTAATC CATCAATACCAGTAGCATCACCGGTGGTACCAAGACCTGTTGCTGCGCCAACTGTTCAACCGTCGAATATTGTAGCAGGTACTGTTACAGCTTCTGCTGCTGCATTAACAACATCTGCAACATCTGCAACTTCAAGACTTATGGCAGGCATGTCTCCGGCTGGAAATATACCTAGCGGAGCATCTGATCAAGAGAAg GCGGCTTTAATAATGCAAGTACTGCAATTATCAGATGAACAAATCGCTATGTTACCACCCGAACAAAGACAAAGTATTCTAGTGCTTAAAGAACAAATTGCTAAAAGTACACAACGTTAA
- the CstF64 gene encoding cleavage stimulation factor subunit 2 CstF64 isoform X2 codes for MSNSTISDQSLMDKSMRSVFVGNIPYEATEENLKDIFSEVGPVLSFKLVFDRETGKPKGYGFCEYKDQETALSAMRNLNGYEIGGRTLRVDNACTEKSRMEMQSLLQGQNTENPYGEAVQADKAPEAISKAVASLPPEQMFELMKQMKLCVQNNPNEARQMLLQNPQLAYALLQAQVVMRIVDPHTAVNMLHKANPIPGVLTPSEKPVAHPVVPRIEQPWAPSCPAPVTNPPATIFAGQDVDLRTLDRQMDPRLARMDQDLRGPQQVQPTPVSVPSVATATTDPRGLNTFNVTDNFCRDPRTDRFGRDPRDPRDPRMPIDPRITKANPSIPVASPVVPRPVAAPTVQPSNIVAGTVTASAAALTTSATSATSRLMAGMSPAGNIPSGASDQEKAALIMQVLQLSDEQIAMLPPEQRQSILVLKEQIAKSTQR; via the exons ATGAGTAATTCAACTATTTCTGATCAATCACTCATGGACAAATCTATGCGAAGTGTCTTcg TCGGGAATATCCCGTACGAAGCTACGGAAGAGAATTTAAAGGATATTTTTAGTGAAGTTGGACCAGTGCTTTCATTTAA attAGTATTTGACCGAGAAACAGGCAAACCTAAGGGATATGGCTTCTGCGAATATAAAGATCAAGAAACAGCTCTTAGCGCTATGAGAAATTTGAATGGTTATGAAATTGGTGGAAGAACATTACGTGTTGATAATGCTTGTACTGAAAAGAGTCGAATGGAAATGCAGAGTCTCCTTCAAGGGCAAAATACTGAAAATCCATATGGAGAAGCGGTGCAAGCAGATAAGGCCCCTGAAGCTATAAGTAAAGCTGTAGCGTCTTTGCCACCTGAGCAGATGTTTGAACTTATGAAACAGATGAAACTCTGTGTACAAAATAATCCAAACGAAGCACGTCAAATGCTACTTCAGAACCCCCAACTAGCATATGCTTTGCTACAAGCTCAAGTAGTGATGAGAATAGTAGACCCTCACACAGCAGTTAATATGTTACATAAAGCAAATCCAATTCCAGGTGTGTTAACACCATCTGAAAAGCCAGTTGCACATCCAGTTGTGCCAAGAATTGAACAACCATGGGCTCCTTCGTGTCCAGCCCCTGTTACAAATCCACCAGCGACAATATTTGctg GACAAGATGTTGATCTGCGCACATTGGATAGACAAATGGATCCTCGTTTAGCTAGAATGGATCAAGATTTACGAGGTCCCCAACAAGTACAGCCAACACCTGTTAGTGTACCATCAGTTGCAACTGCAACTACAGACCCTAGGGGACTCAACACATTTAATGTTACAGATAA TTTCTGTCGCGATCCAAGAACAGATAGATTTGGAAGAGATCCTAGAGATCCCAGGGATCCAAGAATGCCTATTGATCCCAGAATTACCAAAGCTAATC CATCAATACCAGTAGCATCACCGGTGGTACCAAGACCTGTTGCTGCGCCAACTGTTCAACCGTCGAATATTGTAGCAGGTACTGTTACAGCTTCTGCTGCTGCATTAACAACATCTGCAACATCTGCAACTTCAAGACTTATGGCAGGCATGTCTCCGGCTGGAAATATACCTAGCGGAGCATCTGATCAAGAGAAg GCGGCTTTAATAATGCAAGTACTGCAATTATCAGATGAACAAATCGCTATGTTACCACCCGAACAAAGACAAAGTATTCTAGTGCTTAAAGAACAAATTGCTAAAAGTACACAACGTTAA